The genomic region TGTTCGAGCAGGTGCACGTGCGCGAGGTACTGGTCAGTGAGACTGGCGATGGGGATGTCGAGAATGTCCACCTCGTCCCGGCGGATAAGAAACAGCAGCAGATCGAGCGGGCCGCTGAAGACGTCGAGCTGTACGCGGTAGTCGGACAAAACGCTCTCACTCGTCGCCGGTGGGGCTACAGGGTCGCCGCCCGGACGATGCCGCACGCGTCGCGGACTTCGGCCATGACCTCCTCGGCCACGGCCCGCGCCCGCCGGGCGCCGCCGCGCAGTATATCCTCGACGTCATCGGGGCGGGCGAGCCACTGCGCGCGGATTTCGCGGCGGCTGCCGAAGCGTTCCTCGTAGAGCTCGACGAGCCGCTTCTTGGCCTCGCCGTAACCCATGCCGCCGGCGCGGTAACGCTGCTCCCACTGGGCGAGTTCGGCAGGCTCGGCGAGGAGTTTCAGCAGGGCGAAGACGTTGCAGGTCTCGGGGTGCTTGGGCTGTTCGACCGGGGTGCTGTCGGTCTTGATGGCCATGATCTTCTTCTTCATGGCCTTGGCCTCGCCGAAGAGCTCGATGATGTTGCCGTAGCTCTTGCTCATCTTCTGGCCGTCGATGCCGGGGACGATGGCGGTCTCGTTGAGGCGCGGTTCGGGGCGCTTGAAGACGGGGCGGAACGTCTGGTTGAAGTAGCCGGCCATGTCCTGCGTGAACTCGATGTGCTGCAACTGGTCGCGGCCGACCGGGACGATGTCGCTGCGGTAGATGAGAATATCGGCGGCCATGAGCAGCGGGTAGCAGTACACGCCCATGTTGGGGACAATGCCCTTGGCGACGTGGTCCTTGTAGGTCGTGGCGCGGTCGAGCAGGCCCTTGCCCGTGACGGTGCCGAGAATCCAGGCGAGCTCGGTGACTTCGGGCACGTCGCTCTGGCGGAAGAGGTTGATGCGGTTGGGATCGAGCCCCATCGTCAGGTAGTCGATGGCGACGTTGCGGGTGAGCTGGCGCAGGTGCTCGGCGTCGTGGACCGTCGTGAGCGAGTGATAGTTGGCGATGAAGTAGAAGCCCTCGTGCTCCAGCTGAAGCTCGATGTGCTGCTTCATCGCCCCGAAGTAGTTGCCGAGGTGCAGCTCTCCGGTCGGCTTGATTCCCGACAGTGCGCGCATCCCAACCTCCAGTGCGTCGGCCCCGCCGCCGCCACGTGCAGGCACGGCCAAGTTACGGGGCAGTAGACCACGAGTGCGGCGGGGATACAAGGGTGGAACGGTGGCGGGGGGCGCAAACGGTGCGCCGCGACTAAGTTCAGCGCACGGGACGGCGC from Phycisphaerae bacterium harbors:
- the trpS gene encoding tryptophan--tRNA ligase encodes the protein MRALSGIKPTGELHLGNYFGAMKQHIELQLEHEGFYFIANYHSLTTVHDAEHLRQLTRNVAIDYLTMGLDPNRINLFRQSDVPEVTELAWILGTVTGKGLLDRATTYKDHVAKGIVPNMGVYCYPLLMAADILIYRSDIVPVGRDQLQHIEFTQDMAGYFNQTFRPVFKRPEPRLNETAIVPGIDGQKMSKSYGNIIELFGEAKAMKKKIMAIKTDSTPVEQPKHPETCNVFALLKLLAEPAELAQWEQRYRAGGMGYGEAKKRLVELYEERFGSRREIRAQWLARPDDVEDILRGGARRARAVAEEVMAEVRDACGIVRAATL